The window CTAATCTGACAGTATAATCTCTCTTTTGCTCTCGCCTGCCGCAATCTTTCAATTCCACAGAGAGGGAATTATCTGGGattgaggcagagagaggacaCAGATCAGAGGAAGTGGGAttgggagagcagcagagagggagagcaaagaaagtgagagagagaataggAACAGAGTCAGGATGAAGAAAGGGATACAGAAGAagtcttttattattttagttatttataTCTTGATGGAAAGGATGGCCAGATTACAATCCTAAAATCTTCAACAGACAAGACAGGAGAGAATGGGCTCGGAGAGGCAAATAACGAGAAATAAGAAGTGGAAATTCCTAACATTCCTCACAGCTAACTTGATATTTCTGGCTCAAGCCATGTACAGTAGATGCCTTCACTTTCTTCCACACCAGAACAAGAACATGCCTGAAGCAAAGTCTTGAAATGTAGCACTCGGTCGAGGGGAGCGAGTCCCCAGAGTATTTGCTCACTGATCGTTTCTAAGGCGTTTTGCTTCAAGAGCTTCAGATGCTGTGTTCCACCAGCTTTCTGTGCTTCAGATGCTGCTCAGTGGACAGCAGAGGGCATGCCTGAGCATACAGCAGGCCAGCCAAGCCACAGTGACTACCTGCCTCTGTTCCAGTGGGGGTTGGCTCCTGTCTCCATGGCGACCTGGAGGCAGCTCTGTTTAGTGGGGCTTGACattcagagaggagctggaaaaggatGCACGGGAGCCACGCAGCAGATGCACTTGCCTCAGTGGGATACTCATCCTCTGCGGTACAGCCTGCAAGCCTGTCAGACAGCATGGCTGACGATAAGACTCCCACtggctcttttttttcacaCCCTGTCTCTGCAGCTACCCTCTCTGTGGCAGTCTGACTCTCCTGTGACTGGTAGTTACTTCTTGGAGCCTACTTTTAAATACGtgctcctgtttgtgtgtgagtggatgCCTCTGTCTCTATCCCGCAGCTGGACATGAATTAATCATAAGGACACAAGGCTTCTCTGTTCTTATAACAAAGCTGTGACATCACCATATCACACACTCCTGTCTCACAGACAAGCTATACAACCATGCACACTGGTTTAATGGTACGAGAGCCAGTGATTATTGCATATCAATAATTAAAATGTTCAGCAGTAAGGGCCCCTGACACATTCCTTTGCACGTGTCATATgagtgtgtgcatatgtgtgtgtgtgtgtgtgtaaataagtgagtgagagacagacagaaagagagagtcCAAGGCCATGGTGGTATTGTCATAATGTTGCTTTTTATATTTAGAAATATGTCTTGACCCTGCACCTGTCTctgttcatttgtgttttaagGCATGGAAATCTAGTTCTGACACCAGACAGTCCAGAGATGATATTGCATGATATTTTCAAATAAGATGCGATGTTTAAGGCTACAGATTTAAAATCTCCGGTCCTATTGGATTAGCCCACATTTCCATAAACCCATCTTTTAgcttgaaaaaaatatatatcagtAGTTGTGGATTTTGACTTGCAAAAACAggcctgctgctgttctgatgGGTCTATTGTGGCAGCCTCTTTTCCTACAGCAGACATATATGCAATGATAATAACAAAAACTAACGTTGCTGCTAATGATTCCCATAATCCCCCTGCCTTAATTTAGCTTGCCAACACATCCATTGAAATGCAGTCATCTATAGATTCAATAACAATAACGACAATGATCTTAACAACGATGATAATAATATTAAATCATTGCACCCATCTGTCTgacttcatccctccctcccagaTGACATAGATGAAGCGACAATGGCAATATCAGTGAAaagccatccatccacacactgCCACCGTGCATGCAGCCACCGGATCATACCGATCTAACATTACCTATTCCGGATGCTTCTCCGCGCCGTGCACTCCGGCCCCAAAAGGGGGATGGTTATTAGCTGCGGGACCTCAATCACGCATTCACCGCAACGGTCCGTTCCGCAAACCCGCACAAAAACGCCCCCGTGCCTTTGGCGATCGGGGCCACGCCCACTGTTGTCCGTCAACGCGGCGGGGCGGATCCTCTGGCTGTCAATCCATCGCTGAATCAGAGGTGGCTTATAAATCGCCCGTCCTTAAATATttttgaggggttttttttcatataaaaTGTCTCTGATGAAACATGAGTAACTTTATAAGAATGCCTAGTAGAGTGTAATTGTTTTTGTAAGCAGTCGCCATTTTTGTTATTGTTTATTGTATGTGCTTAAAAGAACATTATATGCtcatttttgcagtttttacCAACTTATTTTTTCTCTACACGGTGGATTAGATTACATTTATTTGCCAATTTGGTATGACTAATATGTAAGTAATAAGCAGTTAAATGAAATAATCTAAAACGGCTTATCTGTTGCCACGAAAATGCTAAAACTCAAATTTTCTTGTCGCTTTATATTGACCAGCAATTTTGATAAGCATAAATCTTGCAGATATGATTTTAAAAGCAGCTGTTATTTTATGTATTTGCTCTACTGCCACACTGGGGTCGTGGCGATCAGGCACTGCAAAGGACAACCAAATCCACAGGGTCCTTTGTACAAGGGCCTTGCATTTcagtaaacagaaaaaaagatgtcCTGATAATCTTACAACCTTCGAGTTTAGCCGAAATAATTGCTTCGCCAGTGGAAAACTGACCACTACGCGATGGCAGAGGATAATGAACTGGAGAAGTATGTACCAACTGTACCTTGTTTTGGATCAAAAACGTGCGCAAGAAAGGCCCGAGTGCCCGCGGTGCTCTCCCCAAACGCTCGTTCTTCGGCGTGCGACTTATTTTTAGCAGGCAGCTGCTCTATTTAAGATATTGTACAGCAAGTGTGAGACTGCGAGCCTGTCGGATCTATTATGAAACAGTCGGTGGCGTGTGTGGCGAAAGGTcggctattttttattttttttttaactgtgatCGCTGATTCAGCAGCTCGGGTCAAACGAGGACACTCGCTGTCTCTCAGTTACCTATAATGAGAGACTGTATCATTCGGGGTTCTCTCCCTTCATTAAGTGATTCATTTTTTGTCCTCAACTGTCCCCCCAGCCACATGATTAATGCTCATTTGTCCACGCAGGCGCGCCAtagaggagctgctgaaggagaccgACAGAGCTCGGATGAGAGCTGAGACCATGGGGCCGACAGGATGGTGAGCACTGTCTGCTGTCACTGTTCACATCACATGTGGGGCAATCATGGAGATCTGAGAAAGATGCAGGTTTGATCTACAGCACATGGTTTCTGATCTTAGATTTAACGTGCAACATTCAACTCCTCACTCCTTTAAAGCAAACTTATGGCTTAAACGTTATCAGAATTTGTGGACCAATTGTTGTTGAATAACAATTCAATCTCATAGAATTTATTAATTCCATAAATTTATGTATATTTATGGCATGCTATTGAATCAAGGTGCTAAATTATGTTTTATGTTGCAGTTATCTGCTTTGGTAAAGTAACTACCTTTTTCTTTATGCTTGACAGTTTTTTTATACTAATAATTTTCTAAACTTCTGATTAGTTAATATTTCCCTTGAAATTCAAGATGGCTTTTAAGGTTAAGAATTTTAAGAACGATCAAAATGATTTGTTGTCAAAATTACATTACAAATATTACATATTACAAATTATTACAGTTATAAAATTCTATTTAAATGTTCCAAGATATATAGGGGATGTTTTCTTAGCGACAGAGGAGCCCTTGACTGTGGAATTAGGATCTCCATAGCAACTTTTGACTTATAGTTTATGTAATGTTAAAATGCAGATTGTGTCTTGTTGCTGAAATACTGTGGTCCCTCCTCTGGCAGGTTGAAATGTCCACTCCAGAGCACCAACAAGCGCTTCCTCCTCAATACTTTGCGCCCTACAGGCACGCAGAAACACACCGCTGAGACTGTGGATGATCCCGCCGCCTCTAGGCGGCGCTCAAGAAGCAATTCCCTGGACAGAAAACGCGACCGCAGCAGGTCACCTTTCAGAGATCACACAAGCAAAGGGGGGAACACTGATCATAAACACCATCAGAGGGACAGCTGTAATAACAAAGATAAGAGGCGGGATGGAGACAGAGAAAGGAGTTACAGgcacaaagacaacagagaGTGGAGACATGGGAGGGACAAAGCCAAAGACTGAATAAAAAATGTCCAGAAGAGGAACACTGCTTCTTTTACAAGGACCACTCCTTCTATAGGGAGACGGATAGGACAGTGTGCAAAATGCTTTCTGGGCAGCTAACACGCCGAGAGACATGATTTATGTgactggtttaaaaaaagtaacACTTATTCAGTCATGATGTGAGgcttttgtatttttgtgatTTGTTCACGTAAGTCAGCTCCTTTAATATTGATGCCTGCAGCTGGAGAtgaacatttacaaaaaaaggaaacatttttcaTTCCACTATCATTTGAGATAGGaatttatataaatctgttaaAGTTGCAGTGAAGGTTAGATATCAATTACAATGTCATTACAGTTTCTCTGTATCTACAGCGGGGGGGTCATAGTGTTTACATAAGCCGCGCTGCTGTCGCCAGTGGGTAAGCACAGTTTATCACCTGTCtaagttttttttttgacatgtcTGTACTGGTTATCATAAATACTTCTCTGTGTCAAAGGGAGACATGGAAACTGAGCTTGccctcaaaatcattatttcataatAACGGTGTAATGACTGATTCAGCTGCTTATTTCTGTGGTTTACATGAGTCACGGAGGTTCGAGCACAACAGATGGATATTTGCTCAGGCGTTGAAAACGTACAGCTGTTTATGTCTTTCCCAGCCATGTGGCACCTCTTAAAGCTCACAGGTTTTATTGTCCCACGGCTTCTAAAAAGGCTGCGGGTTTAATATAGATGCAAACTTTAAGATGCTTTACTTCCCCCTTGCgccattacaaaaaaaattcCTCGTCTACTATGACGATTAAAATGCGTTTAACGCTCTTCATGCCTCATAAATCACATTGCGCAGGGGTCACCACAGTGGAGCGCAACCTCAGGTTAACCGTTTCCTTCCTTTTTGAAAGAATGATCATATATAAACACCATTAAAGCCGTGGTGCGGCTGGTGATAGCGACAGAATTGGTTTACTCGAACTTTATTGCGTCGCTGAGTGCCCCATTAAGATATAGTGGAAAGTGCTTTAATTGCCTTTGAAGAATTCAGCGCAAATAGTGCATGTGATGGTACACATTGTGAAGGCAAAAGCCTGTGATACAATTTATATAGGTCTGTAAACCGCCCTTATGGCGCTCAGACTGTTGGATAAATCCTCGAGGTGAGCGCTCATGTTGCGGGAATCAGGCGCACCGCTTAATTGGGTTCTCTTCCCGCACTCCAGCCTTAATTGATTTACCGCGAGAGCAGTTTAATGGAGCGGACACGCACCTGCTAATGGCCTGCAAACACAGGGAGAGTGCTGCGAGCGACGCGGCTCTGTTTGCCGTCACCGAGGGGCCTTCGCGCTGGGACCCCCGCGAGGGTGTTATAATTGTGTTAAATGATGCAGTTGGAGACGCGTAATGGGTACTTTTAAAAAATCAGAAAAGTAAAGGTACATGCAGAACCTTTAGGAGATGCCATGCTTGTTCCCATGACAACAACCGCTCCACGCAGGACTCTTTTCTGGCAGATCGAGCAATGTTTGCATCCCGTACCTGTCGATTTAGCAGGTGTGTGGAGTTATATGCGTATGAATTGTGAGAACAGTTGCACATGTTTCTATCTTTTAACAAATTGAAACATTCTGTACGCGCGTGTGGACAAGGCTTCCCGGactcacctgctcacctgtcagtTTCTACTCAGCCGGCAAACACAGGTGGGTGCCAGGTAAACGTCGCGGTATTTACAGATTGGCATTGATTTACTGAAAGCTGCAGAATATCCTGGAAACTGCAGCCATATGTCGGTGGTTTTGAAAGAGCGCTTAAGCCAATGGCTTTGACGCTGCGCGGTCACATGGCGGCCGAGTGACACACCTGTACGGAGCAGGAGGCCTCGCACTTGCGTGAGGGGACAGGTGGGACAGAAGGTCCACTCagaggcagggagcaggtgctGCGTGTGCGGCTCCTCGGGAGACATGAATCGGGAAGAACACTATTACCCTGCTCAGGTTTTTAAAGACTCCTGTGCGTACCAGAGATCTCAGGCGGAGGACTACAGTCACAGTCCGCCACCGTGCCTCTACATGAGCAGGCAGGTTCACTCGGTCTACACACCTCCGACCATGGGAGCTTTGGAACAGACCAACCTTTCTGATATCGTCCCGTCTTACTCTCTACCCATGCGGGAGGATCCAAGCGCGGCTCAACTTCATCACCCTCtgggcctgcagcagcagcatgtacCCCCGGCTGCAGGGTACTCTGACACGGGGGAGCAGAGCAGATATACCCTTCCTTTTCCCTGGATGAAAACCACCAAatctcactcacacacctggAAAGGACAGTGGACAGGTAATTTTTCCTATAACTGAGCTTCCTAAACGAGATAATATGCAGCTTCTAATATCAATTCATTATTTAAATTTGATTAATAAGAGATTTGAGGCCTGGCACTATGTTCTTAAGATAAAACTGTGTTCCAATTTACCTTGTAAATTATTTGACTGTAATTATTAAGTAGTATTGTGTAAGAAATAGAAATGTATTGATatgtaataaatatttaatctaTTTAAACGTTCAACATACCCAGGTTTATTTTATGCAGGCTtgttaaatgtttgtttttttaattactgGATTCCTAAACTGCAATACTGATTTGTGCTGCAGTTTCGGGGTTTTGAGTTTTTTCCATGCTCTTTGGTGCCAAATGTGATTTGGTTTGCTGTTGGTACAGTACACATGTTGTTACTGGCACTAAACTTCAAAATTACAAGAAGCAACTTTTTGTTTCAGATATGGAATTCAGTGGCCCAAGGGTCAAAGCTGCTAACATGCTAGTGGGTGATAAAGCGTATAATACATGCTTTAAATTTTagcaaaattaaaaatcaaacaaacaaacaaaaacttcATCTTAGTTTTAATTTCCCctttattttgatttaatgCATACATTTGAAAGAGGACATATTTGCAATACATTGCAGTGTCTAGATGTAAGAAATTTGAAATAACACTGGGCCTATAGGCTCATgttattctcttttttaatgctttttgtTTCTGACTAACTTATTGTCAGCAGTAAGTACTGAATCTTACATTGATCATGTTTTTCCTCAGAATATCGGGGCTCCTGAGGTAGATTAATCCTCTGGTGTGAGAATAGACTTGTGAAAAAAGGACTTTGTCCGCTGGTCTCACTTTATCAGTAATAACTATTATTTACAGAGATCACACCTGGATTTTAACCAGTTTATTCTTGTACTTTTATGGTGAacaataactttaaaaaaaatcatacatTGACACTAGGCTGCATAAAAACCTTTCAATTACTGCACAACAGTTTGCTTACAGACTGATTTTTCACATTTACTTCAATTTTAATCgaaatatttccttttaaatgctCCGTAGTGTTCAAATTTGGGGATTATACATTTCAATTAAATCGTCAATTTTTATGCCTTTTAAATGAGGGTAAAGAAATGGCTCAACCCATATTTCATACAGGTTTATGATGGAGtcatattattatcattattattacctAAACACAACCACATAAATGCCATAATTTGATGAGGAAACTGTTTTCTTATTCTTATTTAGGTTCCTACGTGATGGCGgaaacagaggaaaacaaacgCACGAGGACAGCCTACACGCGCGCGCAGCTGCTCGAGCTCGAGAAGGAGTTCCTCTTCAACCGCTACATCTCGAGACCGCGGCGCGTGGAGCTCGCGCTGACCCTGAGCCTGACAGAGCGCCACATTAAGATCTGGTTCCAGAATCGACGCATGAagtggaagaaagaggaggaccGCCGGAGGGTGAGGGGCACCGAGCCGGACCAGgactcctccatcacctccggAGACCAGGCGGACGTGGCCGCCGGGGTCACTTCCACAAACGGACCCCAAACCGCAACACCCCCCGTGTCGCCCCTCCGCGGTCACTCTCTCTCCGTCCCGAGGTCTCAGGAGCCCGCCTAGACCCCGCAGAGGGGTGGAAACGGACGGGGACGCCGTCTTTCTCAGCACTATCAAAACCAGGGCGGATTTATTAGGAACCAAACCAGACAAGAGTTCAATCTACCCGCCAGTTTTGGCCGATTTAATGGTTTCACGGACCGAACTTGGATCCACTTTAACACGCATTATTTAACTTTTTCATTATCATCCCCAAACAAATTTCTCAAAGacagttttttccccttttgtcaTGCAATGGCCGTTTACAATATCTAATAGTCCATAGTGTCAATGTACACTTGTACATATATGAGCTTTAATCTTCATTGTAAAATCC is drawn from Takifugu flavidus isolate HTHZ2018 chromosome 17, ASM371156v2, whole genome shotgun sequence and contains these coding sequences:
- the si:ch211-140b10.6 gene encoding protein POLR1D-like, producing MAEDNELEKRAIEELLKETDRARMRAETMGPTGWLKCPLQSTNKRFLLNTLRPTGTQKHTAETVDDPAASRRRSRSNSLDRKRDRSRSPFRDHTSKGGNTDHKHHQRDSCNNKDKRRDGDRERSYRHKDNREWRHGRDKAKD
- the pdx1 gene encoding pancreas/duodenum homeobox protein 1 produces the protein MNREEHYYPAQVFKDSCAYQRSQAEDYSHSPPPCLYMSRQVHSVYTPPTMGALEQTNLSDIVPSYSLPMREDPSAAQLHHPLGLQQQHVPPAAGYSDTGEQSRYTLPFPWMKTTKSHSHTWKGQWTGSYVMAETEENKRTRTAYTRAQLLELEKEFLFNRYISRPRRVELALTLSLTERHIKIWFQNRRMKWKKEEDRRRVRGTEPDQDSSITSGDQADVAAGVTSTNGPQTATPPVSPLRGHSLSVPRSQEPA